From one Gracilibacillus salinarum genomic stretch:
- a CDS encoding sugar phosphate isomerase/epimerase family protein, translating into MKLGLCSVTFRDKNPEQLIDLAMEAELDAIEWGGDVHVPPGEYEVAKQVGELTRSRDLEVSSYGSYYRLADHTGNEFDFETILETARRLEAPAIRVWAGMQGSADADQAYLEKVAEDARRIADIAAKENISIHLEYHDGTLTDTKESAKQLMEAINHRRVFLYWQPSNNVSVEERLASIQYLKQWLSNVHIFHWRSYTDRMQLASGMNEWELYLEKIEQDPNMNRYVLMEFVKDDDDQQFLMDAQTLHDLKAIVDKKAT; encoded by the coding sequence ATGAAACTAGGATTATGTTCTGTAACGTTTCGTGATAAGAACCCGGAGCAGTTGATAGATCTGGCAATGGAAGCGGAACTAGATGCAATCGAATGGGGTGGAGATGTTCATGTACCACCTGGTGAATATGAAGTAGCTAAACAAGTAGGGGAATTAACGAGGTCACGGGATTTAGAAGTAAGCTCATATGGTTCCTATTATCGATTAGCAGATCACACAGGCAATGAGTTTGATTTTGAAACAATTCTCGAAACTGCCAGAAGATTAGAAGCACCTGCTATCCGTGTTTGGGCAGGTATGCAAGGCAGTGCCGATGCTGACCAAGCCTATCTGGAAAAAGTAGCAGAAGATGCGAGACGAATTGCAGATATCGCTGCGAAAGAAAATATTTCGATCCACCTCGAGTATCATGATGGGACGTTAACGGATACGAAGGAAAGTGCCAAACAATTAATGGAAGCGATCAATCATCGACGTGTGTTCCTGTATTGGCAGCCGTCGAACAATGTTTCTGTGGAAGAACGGTTGGCGAGCATTCAGTATTTAAAACAGTGGTTAAGTAATGTACATATTTTCCATTGGCGCTCTTATACCGATCGCATGCAATTGGCAAGCGGTATGAATGAATGGGAACTCTATTTAGAGAAAATCGAACAAGACCCGAATATGAATCGTTATGTCTTAATGGAATTTGTCAAAGATGACGACGATCAGCAATTTTTAATGGACGCTCAGACTTTGCATGATTTAAAAGCTATTGTGGATAAGAAAGCAACCTGA
- a CDS encoding LacI family DNA-binding transcriptional regulator: MATIKDIAKEAGVSIATVSRVLNYDPTLSVGDETKKRIFEIAESMSYQKRATRKKLTRRIAFVHWVTESEELTDLYYMGIRHGIESQADQEHLRLLKYTTKEIGEIPSTIDGIIAVGRFSDNEINRFKELTTNVVLIDSDTAHHGCDAVLIDFQSVMKQAIDHLLNRGCEQIGFIGGNPQNTGMSDLREYYFRAYCHDKAILQEELILLDNFNVESGYRLMKQYLAEKNFNSIGFVAANDPLAIGALKALNQENVAIPQQVRLVGINDISVSKYVYPALTSVRIEKELMGKTAVQLMMERLQEEREICKKVYLDTSLVQRETT; this comes from the coding sequence ATGGCTACTATTAAAGATATTGCAAAAGAAGCAGGTGTGTCGATCGCCACTGTCTCCAGAGTATTAAACTATGATCCAACTTTATCTGTAGGAGACGAAACAAAGAAACGGATATTCGAAATCGCTGAATCGATGTCCTATCAAAAACGAGCAACCAGAAAAAAACTAACAAGAAGAATTGCGTTTGTCCATTGGGTAACCGAATCAGAAGAATTAACAGACTTATATTATATGGGGATCAGACATGGTATTGAATCACAAGCAGACCAGGAGCATCTGAGGTTATTAAAATATACAACGAAAGAAATCGGGGAAATTCCCTCTACTATTGATGGAATCATTGCCGTTGGCCGTTTTAGCGATAACGAAATTAATCGTTTTAAAGAATTGACAACGAATGTCGTGTTAATCGATTCAGATACCGCACACCATGGCTGTGATGCTGTTTTAATTGATTTTCAAAGTGTGATGAAGCAAGCTATCGATCATTTACTGAATCGCGGATGTGAGCAGATTGGTTTTATTGGCGGGAACCCTCAAAATACGGGGATGAGCGATTTACGGGAATATTACTTCCGCGCTTACTGTCATGACAAAGCAATATTACAAGAGGAACTAATTTTACTGGATAACTTTAATGTGGAGAGCGGCTATCGTTTGATGAAGCAATATCTAGCAGAAAAAAACTTCAATAGCATTGGCTTTGTAGCGGCAAATGATCCTTTGGCGATTGGAGCATTAAAAGCATTGAACCAGGAAAACGTGGCAATTCCACAGCAGGTTCGTTTAGTAGGGATTAACGATATAAGTGTCTCAAAATATGTTTATCCTGCTCTAACTTCTGTTCGCATCGAAAAAGAGTTAATGGGAAAAACGGCAGTTCAGTTAATGATGGAACGATTACAGGAGGAACGGGAAATATGTAAGAAGGTTTACCTGGATACATCGCTTGTACAACGAGAAACAACCTGA